The sequence below is a genomic window from Xiphophorus maculatus strain JP 163 A chromosome 18, X_maculatus-5.0-male, whole genome shotgun sequence.
AAAATGTCTTAAGTTTCTACTTTTTACTCATATTTCATTGTGGCCAAAAGGGTTACCAATCACACAGCAACGTTAAATTGCCCATAGGGATTTTATGCTGGTTtgtagtttgatttttttagaaCATGGATGATGtcagtcattttcttttctttttctttttctccagacGACTGGCAAGCTGCATTAAAAGAAAACCCAAGGAAAAGAGCCAGATGTATGCTTCTGTTTAGCTTTTAGTTAGACAGATTTTCCATcatatttttcaggttttgtcgTGTTACTAACATTCACATCTCTGTCCCACAGGTGACGGTGAGAGTGTCCTTACGGTGTTCATCTTTTGATGACTTACTGGACAAAAGATGGATTTAGTTACTAAACAAAGATTTTCTAGTTAACTTGTGTCATTTTTCCAGATGAATTGAGAGCAAAGAGCCATCGGGGTCAGGACCTGTCAGAGAAGCAGCTCCTGCGGGTCGCCAGTAAGTTTGGGTCAGAGTGGAAGGAGGCAGCCATCTACTTAGACTTACTGAGCAAAGATCTGGATGACATCCTGGAGAAAGAGAATGATGTGACCATGCAGAAGCATAGGATGCTGGTAATGTGGAAGAACAGAAGGAGGCAAGGAGAAGCTACTGCGTCTGCCCTGTTGGAAAGTTTGAAAGATATGGATAAGTTGTCCACGTAAGTTCGCGACATTCTGCAAGGTACGGTCTACAGATTTCCTCCACTACAGTTTTCTAAAGGTTTCAAAGTTGTACTTTAAACTTTGacttatttattattagtgTTGAGGCATTTAATCTGTTTGCAGCAATGCATTGTGCAAAGTCTGCTCAAAAATTCATAATATTCCAGTGGTAAATTATTGTTGCTGTAATATGATGAATTATTATGCTGCCATGTTTACAGCTTTCCCAGTGTTGCCCTCCTTCTCTGCCCCCTCTCATTTACTTTAGCCTAATATTGGATTATTTATCTATCCAATTCatacttttgttgtttattccTCCAGCAAAAGTCCAAGTCAGtgtacaaaatatttaacaaatgtccacaaaatattgaaaagagACATGTATCTTTTGCCCCTCCCAGCAGCTAAAGCCAAAtgattaaatgttgttttcttttctgttgcgTCTGCTTTCAGATTTAATGACGGCAGACGATGAACGCATGGACGAATaagaaaatccataaaaatgGATTCAGTTACACCCACTCAGAGACGATATCAAAGAAACGGGGACGCCTGCTGGAGACTTTGTGGATCTAAAGGAGCCGACCACTTCTATGTTGTACTTGGGCAAGCTACAGTTGGACACATGGaccaataaagacaaaaaactgcTGGCTATAGTAAGAAAGCCATCACAAGGAAATGGCTAAAACCAGATCCACCCACTATCGATGAATGGATTGAAATTGTTTACCAGAATTATGCTAtggaaaagatttctttttccctccaagttgAAAGAGGAACATTTTATACCAAATGAACTGAGTATGTAAAACCAATTAGATCTGACTTCATTTGATTGTTCTTGTGAATGATGTGTCCTGCCCTTTTTATcttcttgtgctttttattGCTCGAGGCGGTGCAATCcccatttttgttaaagtttcttcatttttcttatCGTTCACAACTAAAATTTGTAAtagtctgtaaaagaaaataccagaaaGGCGGTATGGACAAAATCACTTGGACTCTCTGTGTCCTGTGACATGTTCATGAAGGTTCCCCTTGTGAAGCTGCTGGACagtgtatgaatgtgtgtttaCCATTTTAGGTCAAATCCTGTAGAATATTTAGTAAAGCAGCATTAAAACAGATTCATATTCTTGAGGTGAATTATGCCATCGTTTACTCATCATGTGAGTGTGACTCAGTGGAAAGATGAATGCAATTGGGTGAATCTGGGTGTGTAAAGTGGTTTGTGTGGTCAGTATAATTGAAAAAGTGCTATGCAGAAATTGGATCTAATTACCATTTATGTTCACCATGTTCTTTATATATCGTTTTATctattacaatttattttttttactcgtGGTCAAATTTTATACACCTATTTAACTGCATGTAATAGGTTTTCTATTGTGTACCAGACAAGAATAAATATgttgtatttgtaaaataaacctgTCTGATGTATTCATTAGGCGACGgtctaaaaacaacatttttaggCTGTGAGTTTTCGTTTTGCCAGTGCAGCTAAACCACACTGGCAAAGTCTGAGCACATTTTGGAAACTTCATTTGGAAAATCTAACGGACAGATTTGCAATAACTGTTAATTAGAAAAAGTAAACACTACTGTAAACACTGCTGTTTTAGTTAACTAATCTGAAATAATGTTATTCTCCTATGTGTAAACACTGGTACAAAAGAGCTAAAGATGAAATACAGTGAACCGTCGCTatatcgcggttcacctttcaccgtctcgctgcttcgcggatttgcatcgtgcgttgtgttctgcattctgattggctaaacggtctctccgcttcttctctacctgtgtgtcaacaacgttgcggtttaatatgtacatgtacgtaaaacagcttgccaattttaacataatcgatgaattataagaatctttttgcccagaagaaaagagcgcgacaacaactaccgataactatgttcgaGCGGAGTCAggctgcagcggctcagtcagaagagcagtgaaatacacgtgggtcactatttgtcctactgtactttgttttttttcataatatttttttattttctaatccaatgactcaggtcgcggtggggcggcgctgatctccgcaattcgtGCACTGGAATCCACCTTCagtttgtattaaaattattattttacagtacagtagttatttgtaaaaaaaaaaaaattttttttttttacacagtacCTTTTATTTGTTAGACAAATGCTTGGGCCTGTaaaaaagttttgttctttggtttcaatgtattatggagcattttattgtataataattgtaaaaaaaaaaaaaagggttcaCTGTAATAATACTGTAATAagttaatacaaataaataataaataaataaattaaatcgaATACTGGAATACATTCATAAACTGACACCGGGCCAATATGACCGTTCTTAACAGACTGGCGGACCCTTGGCTCTTACAAAGAGAAGAGGGTCCACGGATAGCTTATGCCTGAGCAGCTTCGTTTGGCGCTAAGCACCACACGTTCAGTAGCTTGTGACGACAGCGAGGGACAGTTGCGGGTTTGGTGCGGTGAATCATATGGAGGGAAGACAGGAAGCTTCGGTGTGTCTACTTCCTGTGGTCCCCCGAGGAGATGTAGCCCACGGCTCGGTTGATGGTGACGGCGCGAACGTGGAAGCCTCTCATCATCTTACACATCTTCTGTCGGTTCACGTAGGAGGCGTTTCCCCACCGACCGGGCGCGTCCTAAATGCAGGACAGACGGAAGAATGACCATCGTGCTAACAACAGAAATGCcccattaaaaataattacaggaAAACACTAATCTCCCTGTAAGGAttagatgaaaaacaaaaccaaaaataaacagtggTGTAAATGgggaacaaacacaaaaagactagaaaaaaaaatacctcagaaGAGTTGTGCTCTCCTGTTTCCATCGAGGAGCAGTTCTGTGCAAACcaagaaaaagattttatcaTGCAACTTCCATTTTCCAAATTTCCCTACCGATTCCTTCAGCATCACATGTCCAGCAGCTCTCACTGACCTTCCTCAGGTCCCGAAGGATTCCCAGAGTCGGACTCAGAAGTGGAATTTCCGTCTCTGGCCTGTGGAGTGGGGACTTGAGGTACGTTTCAATGGCGGTATGGTAGAAGGCCAAATCCCTCATGATGTTCATCACACACTCATTCTGTCAGGATGagaataacaaaagaaaacgtGACTTTAAGGTTTACTTTATTGAGTCCAAAAATCAACCTTTTAAAAGCGACTCGCAGCAACAACGTACCTCACTGAAGGACGAATTGGAGGACGAATTGCTCAGCATCCCGCAGCCGGAGTTCTGAGGGGAAAGTACAAGTTTCTTgaggttttgttgttgctgttgtggAGTTTACATTCCTGGTCAACACAGATACCACAGTATCAATGGAAACTGTAAACAAAGCTGAAACCAGCTTcatgtgtctgtttttattgtaatgcAAGACATTTGGTAGAAACTGATTCCGAAACTTATTTATCCAGTCTTTTAATGCTGAACGGTATTAAGTAACAAAGAATTGCcgtgttgtttattttattagttgttttcttatttggtctaataataaactcattttcatttcgaATGGAAGGGCCGGATATGGCAGAAGCTGTTCATGCAACTACCCAATAACagactgttaaaatattacagctttCCCTGCATTCAattaatactaataaaaaaaatcaaacactatTTAACACTTAAGTAAATGGTAcgatacaaataataaaaaaaccccaatatctaagcacacaactgttatcACAAAGTTCTGTTTCTGCGACCACAGAAACAGCTACGGCgagccggatttggcccacgaaCCTTCAGTTTGACGCATGTGATACAGATTCTTTCTCAATGCCGTATAAGtgcattttaaagttattttaatgtaatttgcGAGCTGGAGGACAACTTCTAACTCTGATTATCTGTAATTACGACTCCAGTGCGCTTTACTCTAAAATGTTTCGCGCATCCATGCACGAAACAGCTGCTCTGGGGACACCGCCACAACCAGCAGGCCAAGACGAGACATggacacaacaacaacaacaacaacaacaataatgtcTTAATTATTTACCTGAGTCGAAGCGGGAGAGCAGGCCCGCACTGTTTCGCTGCTCCTCATTGGCATCTCGTTGGATTTGATCAAGCTGGAACACAAATCTTCCTGCAatccaaaaatgtacatttatttaattacattttttaaattaatcttgaTGGGGATTATAGTTgaataataagtaaaaaaaaaaaaaaaaaaaaataataataataaaaaagaagtgtACTCACGCTTTTGAGAACCTccgtgacactcagcagaaggtCCCTGAAGAGACTTGCGCACTGTGCGCTGTTGTTTGCGCTCGGCGGCAGCGGCAGCCCCGTGGATGTGCGCCAGTTGAGCAGCATCAGCATCAGCGGCAGCGCGGCGCAGCTGGAAAAGCCTGCAGGAGAAACATCAACACCGGCGATAGCATCAAGTTTTGGGCAACCACACAACCAAAACggaacagtaaaaaaaaaataaaaataaaatagatcaATTTAAAAAGCGCATTTGATCACTCGGTTGTCACTGACTTACATAAATGAACGTGTCTCATTTTTTCGGAGCAGACAGAGAGACCTGTGATGGGACTTGGTAAAACAGTAACACTGAGCTGCTGCTTTCATCTCCAGGTTTTATACAAACAAGCGGGGAATTCCCGCACAAGCAAGACGTAACGTAATTTCCACATGATTTCTCCTTGAAACCCGATTATTCTATAAGACGGTGGGACTGCTCTGACTACAACCTGTACAGTGTGTCATGAAAGACACACAACACCCTGGATTCAGAGCGAAGGCGCAGCGACCCATCACCAGGGAGAACCAGCGCTTCCAATTAGAGCTGCATTAAGTTGGTGCTGTGATTGTGACGTGATCTCCCGTGCAGCGTAATATTGGTAAATTCTGCCTGTTCGGTCACATCAGCGCTATTAAAGGAGCGACAACCAGTGGCTAACAATTAATCATGCCAGGAAGATCGCTATGCGGGGTCGTGAGGGTGAAGTGAATCACATGTGACATCAAACAGCATCATTTCACGACTCAAGAGCCAGCTGGAGGTCAGCCGGCCTGTCCGCGTGGGCCCCTCAAACGCAGGAGggattgttataaaaataaaataataatatattatagTAGGCAGCTCAGAGCTCACTTTACAAAGATATAGTTTGAACCGAAGAACACAATTCTACTTACACTTATCTTAAACAACAGGATTTACttgataaataaatttatttatataaataaagacaattgATTGTCCCCACTCAGTCTCCTTCTCCTctcaaaatttcacaaaatttgaaataagCATAAacaaatctatctatctatctatctatctatctatctatctatctatctatctatctatctatctatctatctatctatctatctatctatctatctatctatctatctatctatctatctatctatctatctatctatctatctatctatctatctatctatctatctatctatctatctatctatctatctatctatctatctatctatctatctatctatctatctatctatctatctatctatctatctatctatctatctatctatctatctatctatctatctatctatctatctatctatctatcttctCCCGTGTTATTTTTCATGTGATGGATTATTGGCAAATGTCTTCAGAAGTTTCACAAAATGCACTGTAACTTTCTagcaagagaaagaaaattctGGTGACTGAACAGAGAATCCCAAACCAACCCACACCACAACTTgctgcaaaatgaaaatgttgcatagACCATCTATCCGTGGAGCAGCTCATCCAGGAGGGAAACCCAGCATCGTTCTCCCGACCTCGTTCTGGGGAACTCCTAGGCTTTCACAGGCCACAAGACGTCGCTCAAACGTCGTTCACAAATCTGTGCTAGTGAACACTTTTCCGTTGCGGAGAAAATCCATCCCACCTCACAGGTGTGGTATATCGAGATGCTGGTTAGACTAGACAGCATGACAGACGTGCATTAGGTTAGTCACGATAAAAGGAAACTCTGAATTCtgcagttttgcttttattctggGTGGTGGGGAATTTGGGAGGGTAAGAAAACCCGTCACTATTTGGTGTTTCCACCATTTGCCTCATGTGGTACAACATCTTGGCCTATTGACAGGTTGTTGATTGTGGCCTGTGGGATGTTGGTCCACTCGTCTCCAATGACTGTGGGAAGTTGCTGGATGTTGGCAGGAAGTAGAACACACTGATCCAGAGCATCCCAAATATGAACTGGGATGTTATCAGCTTCCAGTAGCTATGTCCAGATCCTGGGTCGTACATCATCATGCGGCAACATGAGGTGAAGGTCAAACTAACGGGGTATCTTGGTGTGTTCAAAATGCCGTCAATAAAATACACCTGTGTTCATTGTTGGTAGCATATCATTGTCATCCACCGCCATGGGTCACTCCATTTATAACATCAGCATCACCCACACAACGCCACACACACTGTCTGCAGCCTGAGCAGTGAAAACCGGGACCCCTCCGCATAGAGAACACCTCTCCAATGTACCAGACTCAATCAAACCTGAGCGTTTTCCATATCAAATCGGTTATAATGACAAAGTGCGTTCAAGTCAGGACTCCAATGAGGATGACAAAAATCCAAATGAGCTTCCCCAAGActgtttctgacattttgtaaaGGCACTGTCTGGTTTTGCAAACTGATTGTGGAAGCCGATGTCCGGGTGGCCGTCCTCAGACTGTCTTTCAGGTGACCAGGTGGAGGTGTGGCCACACGTGGTCTGTGGTTGTGAACATGATAATTGCGCTCTCCCTCAAAACCTGCAACGTCTGTGGCATCGTGCTGTGTgacaaagctgcagatttcagAGAGGCCTCATTGTGGCGCTAATCCTGCTGTCCAGTCAGCATCCTGACACGCCACACCTGTAAGGGCAGGATGGATTATCTCGGCGAGGGGTAAAGTATTCACTAACTCGGATTTAGGCCGCTTTGTGAACAATCCACTCATATGCATGCCTCACAGAGTGTTTGAAGGGAAACGCATTTCTTTGAAACTAGTTTTCTGCGTGTGGCTGCAGGAGTTTCCTGCTCTTTGTACACGTTGACCACAGGACTGTCGAACACTGAAACCCACGGTCCCGGTATGAGTTACAGGATGTGTTCAGGTGTACAACCCACCAGGAGAAAGTgatttacctaaaaaaaaaaaaaaaaactaaaacctttttattcatCACGAAACATTCAAGTCATACAGATTTATCTCAGTATGGTTTGGTGCCTCACCACAAGTGAACTTTATGTTATACATTTTAAGATCACCGGTGGTCATTTGGTTGAGAGAAAAATTCCTCATAATGACCTTAAAAGGGGTTGCCCAAATTAACTTGCAGTCACCTTGAGAAAAAgacatagaagaagaagaaggaaaaaaaacagcttgcCTCAATAAATCACATAGTGAAGTAAGAcgaagaaaagcagcagctgagTCACGGTACGTAATATCACATTTCTTAGAAAGAGGAAGCTGAACGCTCGGCTCGGCTGACGGGGCGACGAACTGCACAGGCCAACAAATACGAAACCaagtttattctttattttacatttctgtacaTAAACGTTTCTTTCCCTCAAATAAAGCATCTGAAGACAGCAGGATGAAAATGATATTAAACACACCTATTCATTGGAAATGACTCATGTCAGAAAGATTCAACATTCACAAAATGCTGATAGAGCAATTCAGAGTGAACGTGTTACCAGTCTACAACTCCACTACAAAGCAGGCATGTTTCCTTCACACTCTTTTTAGCACCTTCGGACAAACGCTTCTCAGTTGAAAACTACCATTTGTGCAGAATAAAAACGGTTCAACCTTTTGAGTCcaacttaaaaatgttctgaagaaattcgttttcagttttcttgtcatacagtgtttttccttttttttttttttttcttttcatgactGACTTTCTACTAAAGTTTGAACTATCATTTGATTTTTTCcacaccttttttaaaatttttatttatttatttatttatttatttttgcatctgaACAGGTATAATTTAGTGGCAACTGTAGAAAGTCGAAAGGAAACAGTAGCAAAGCAAGGCCGACTACTGCACAGGAAGCTGGGGGACAGAATCTATGACGACACACAATCGGTTCTCCTCTTCTCCCAGGAAGTCGGATGCGCCGCTCCATCCTTCGGCGCCGGGAAGAAGCAGTTAAAAGagagtgggttttttttttcttctttttttttttcttcttctgtgctgTTGCTACCAGTGAAGTCAGTGAGTTGGTAGAAGGGTAGAGGAAGAGAAGGGGGGGAGGAAGGAGCGAAAATACTTGGGGCAGGCGGGGCGGTTTTGGATAGACACGGGGTGCAGAGGAAGTGATCCAGGGAGGAAAGGTTTCATCTTGGTAGGAGGGAAACAGACGGGAGCAGGGACAGGGAAAGGACGGGCGTCTTATTTGGATAGGGTCCTCTCGGCCAAATGTTTCTGCTGGCTCTCAGCATGCCtgggaagaagaaagcagaagtCAAAGATTTTTAGTAAAAtgtactttccttttttttgttgttgttgttgaaaagcataaaaaaaaaaaatggcaaaagatACAACAAGCTGAACTTTTATGAACGGACGAACAAAATAATGGACTATTTATCTTATACCgtgcttttcaaagacattGTCACTACACACAGTACGACATTGGGATATAATTCCataaaaaaatagcagaaaacaaaaactagtgcataaaaataaaattcatgttGTCAAAGGATTGCTGAAAAagtggcaataaaaaaatagcttgACGGCAGAACGATACTATGCTGCTGTTAAAGCTAGAGGAGGCTACTTTAAAGACTTTTATgctaaaaatgtatgtttgtcACTTGCTACgcaagtatttgtttttaaactatttCAAACTTGTGGTGCTTTAAAAGGAACATTCTGCAGGGAAATGAATATTCTGAAGGTGACATGTTGGCTGAAACCGACCACCTAAAACCTGGTCTGGAAACGACCTTGGACTGgatgatggaaaacattttgtttcaattcAACTTCATGTTTAAAAGTAACCTCTGTCTAAAGTCATCAGTTTCTTAGGATAATGTGAgacttttatgaaaatgaaagtaacaaaaatatgaCCAAAGCTTTAAACTGGTCAGTGTTCTCGATTGAGATATTGTttgatgacataaaaataaaaaataacaaacgtGGAAAGattggaaaaagttttttttttctttattattggtTTGTGTTTTCCAAGACGGGATAACCAACCGAGACGAGAACACTGGTGACATCAGATGCAAACGTGTTTTTAACCTGAAACCAAACCTAACTGGATCAATCACGAGCTTCACCAACAGAAGCATTTAATGTGCTTTAACTGGGAAACACCTTAGtcgtaaaattaaaaaaacacagaatgcaGGAACTGGATTTTGCTTTGATGAAATACAATCCTGCTCCACTACTGTAGTAAAGATGATAGTGTAGAGTCAGGGGAACTCCACAGACTTAACAAGTCAGAGTTAATGAAGTTATCAAATGAGAAATGTTGTAATAAGTCTATAATTATTatataacagttttttttctttttaaccaatGGTGACGAATCGATCAAGAAAATTATTGCACTAACTGGCAATGAGTCATTTGTTGTAATTACGCCCCAGGAGGGTTTTTGACCCGTTTAAGGTCACGCCACAGCATCTCAACTCTCTTAAGTTCTGACTTTGAATAGGCCACGTAAAAACCTTAATTTGCTTTGTACTTTTGAAAGCGATTCAAATGCGATTCTATTGATGTGCTTTTGATTTTTACCCTGCTGCATAATCCAGGTACGGCTGAGCTTCAGGTTTCAAACTGATAACTGGACGTCTACTTAAGTGGCTCCTCTGTTTAAAAGGCCAGACCTAATCAAACCTGTATGTGAATGACAAAACTTAtagaaaaaagtggatttttacagtttatttatcagtaaaaaaaagtcCCATTTAATGTGCTGTCACCTGGTGAGGTCCTCAATGTCAACCAGCATGGCGTCTTGCTCCATGTGCAGCTCATCCCGAATCAGTAGCAACTGTACAAGCTCCTCATTCAGACCTGCAGTGATATGcatggagacacacacacatttgtcaAAAGCAGTAATTTTGAAGTGTGTGATTTAGAAATAGTCACAAATCTTCTTTACTAGTTATGAATGTGGATGAAATGGTGAAACAGGACAATGGACTAGAAAGTTACATTAACACTTATCAAGAGGTAAATTTATTCACTCGTTATTTTATAAGTTAATTACACATAAGTTTATCAACTTAaattggagctttttttttagcttgggTTTCCTAATGTTAAAGATTTTCTGCAGTAGCTTCATAACAGGCAACTGGTGACGACTGACGTgccaaacattttctaatgttaGTTCtccatttaattaattaatcacaattgATTCCTTTTTGAAGGAGAACTGTGTAGATCGATAAAATAAACACCACCACCCAAATATTTAGCCTCCTCCACTGATTCTCTATTAGGTCCAAGTCCGCTTCAAAACATAAACTCTATTTCTAGTCATGTTAAATACATTAGTGTAAAGACAAATCTGTCGAGAGTGAATTAAGTCAGATATAGGAGCAGAATAGCCTCAGTTTCCAAGGATACTTTTCCTTTGACGACATGCCTGTTTGTCTCCATGTTTGATGGGGTTTCTTCTAGTTTAGCTATAGCACAACAACATTCACATTGTTAATAACTAATCATAGACTAAAAAGATGATGTTAGCTAATTTTTcaaagcaatgaaaaaaaaaaaatccagtgaaTACATCAGAAGTAACTAAACGTAGTTAGGTCCCAGAATGTTACATATGAATGTATATAATAACACTTTTAGacctaaaatgtatttttatggtattttttattacttttaatggTCTGCAGGAACCCTGGGACATTTACCTTactttaaacaatgtttttaacaacaaaaacagtttgtcaAAAGCTGACAAGTGACACATCAGTGGCATCACATGTCTTAGCTGCTTTCCCcagaaaataaaccaataaaacgTTGAGGAGGTCTAAAAAGGGGAAAGCTGCTTTTGTAGACGagaactttttttgtgtgatttggGACTCTTGGGGATTTTTGAAAGGGTT
It includes:
- the LOC111612051 gene encoding interleukin-12 subunit alpha-like, which gives rise to MLMLLNWRTSTGLPLPPSANNSAQCASLFRDLLLSVTEVLKSEDLCSSLIKSNEMPMRSSETVRACSPASTQNSGCGMLSNSSSNSSFSENECVMNIMRDLAFYHTAIETYLKSPLHRPETEIPLLSPTLGILRDLRKNCSSMETGEHNSSEDAPGRWGNASYVNRQKMCKMMRGFHVRAVTINRAVGYISSGDHRK